Within Mycobacteriales bacterium, the genomic segment ACATGTTGCGTTCCTCCCCCTCCCACGGGCCGGGGTCCTTGGCCGTGTCGGAGCCGAGGCCCCAGACCTTGCCGACCCGGTCGGCCGCCTCCGGTGAGATGAGGTCGGCGACCCAGCCGTTCATCGAGCCGTAGCCGGTGGCGTAGACGACGAGGTCGGCGTCCAGCGTCGTCCCGTCGGCGAGCACGACGCCGTGCTCGGTCAGGTGGTCGACCTGGCCCTTGACCAGCCGGACGTCGCCGTTGGCGACGAGGTCGGCGGAACCGACGTCGATGTAGTAGCCGGAGCCGCGGCGCAGGTACTTCATGAACAGCCCGGACCCGTCCGGGCCCCAGTCGTGCTCGAAGCCGGACTTCTCCAGCCGCTCGTAGAAGTCGGCGTCACGCTCGCGCATCTGGTCGTACAGCGGGATCTGGAACTCGTGCATGATCCGGTACGGCAGCGAGGCGAAGATCAGGTCGGCCTTCTCCGTGGTCACGCCGCCCGCGACCGCCTCCTCGGAGTAGAGCGCGCCGAGGCCGA encodes:
- a CDS encoding NAD(P)/FAD-dependent oxidoreductase is translated as GLGALYSEEAVAGGVTTEKADLIFASLPYRIMHEFQIPLYDQMRERDADFYERLEKSGFEHDWGPDGSGLFMKYLRRGSGYYIDVGSADLVANGDVRLVKGQVDHLTEHGVVLADGTTLDADLVVYATGYGSMNGWVADLISPEAADRVGKVWGLGSDTAKDPGPWEGEERNMWRPTQLPALWFHGGNLHQSRHYSLYLALQLKARYEELATPVYALAPVHHTR